GAGATGGTGGTTCCCAGTCTGATGGCGGTTATCTCCCCGATCGCTGTGGGCTATTTCCTGGGCGCTGAGGCTCTTGGCGGAATGCTGGCGGGAGCCACCCTGGCTGGGGTCTTTATGGCGCTCTTTATGTCCAATGCCGGTGGGGCCTGGGATAACGCCAAGAAATACATTGAACAGGGTCATATCGGCGGTAAAGGTTCGGATGCGCATAAAGCTGCAGTTACCGGTGATACGGTGGGCGATCCCTTCAAGGACACCTCCGGTCCGGCCATGAATATTCTGATCAAACTGATGTCGATTGTTTCTCTGGTTATCGCGCCTCTGCTGGTTGCCATGTAAGAGAAGCCTGCATGGTATAAGGTACAAAACGGGCCAGCGCCTTTTACAGGCGCTGGCCTTTTTTACGTCTTGACAAGGTGGGTGATATAGGGCTAATCTTCGACTTTATCAGTTGTAAGCTTGATAATTTCCATACAGGGAGTATTTTGGAGAAAGTTTATGTCGGGTCATAATAAATGGAGTAGTATCAAACATAAAAAAGGTGCTGCTGATGCTAAAAGGGGAAAAATTTTTACTAAGATCATTAAAGAGATAATTGTGGCGGCGCGTAGCGGGGGGGGTGACCCCGATATGAATCCGCGTCTGCGTACGGCAGTGAGCGCGGCTAAAACCGCAAATATGCCTAAGGATAATATCGAGAGGGCGATTAAAAAAGGGACCGGAGATCTCGATGGCGTTCAGTATGTAGAATATACCTATGAGGGTTACGGACCTGGAGGTGCGGCGATCATGCTTGATATTCTGACCGACAACAAGAATCGGACCGCAGCCGAGGTGCGCCACATTTTCAACAAGGGTAATGGGAATTTAGGTGAAAATGGTTGTGTCTCCTGGATTTTTGAAACCAAGGGTGTGATTGTTTGTGAGCGTGATAAGGTGAATACTGAAACGTTATTTGAACTTGCGCTGGAGGCCGGTGCCGATGATGTTTTAGATGAAGAAGGTTCTGATAATATTGAGATTCATACGTCACTGGAAGCCTTTGATGAGGTTCGGGACGCCCTGGAACGGGCTGAAATTGCA
This genomic interval from Pseudomonadota bacterium contains the following:
- a CDS encoding YebC/PmpR family DNA-binding transcriptional regulator, whose amino-acid sequence is MSGHNKWSSIKHKKGAADAKRGKIFTKIIKEIIVAARSGGGDPDMNPRLRTAVSAAKTANMPKDNIERAIKKGTGDLDGVQYVEYTYEGYGPGGAAIMLDILTDNKNRTAAEVRHIFNKGNGNLGENGCVSWIFETKGVIVCERDKVNTETLFELALEAGADDVLDEEGSDNIEIHTSLEAFDEVRDALERAEIAMLSATVDKVPSNTVSLEGKAAEQMLRLLDSLEDCDDVQKVYSNFDIDDAILEELQG